One Synechococcales cyanobacterium T60_A2020_003 genomic region harbors:
- a CDS encoding isochorismate synthase, producing MTVTPYSRQRFQTREELYQFLNRCHKESIRDRRSKIASFSCELDSIDPLIALQELGTPDTIYFYFENGQRQETIAAIGTAAYQNIQGSRRVDAAYEFIQECMESVVSNGLDSPFAGAYFFCSLTFFDQPRSPVSSFFTSNIFLPRWQISRHHERCIVTANLPIHAQSNVQNQTDLVWSHLQRLQVLRHRTLTSSRLDFRKNAGRSQRIQNLSNLDSFKRAVTSILTRIQTQELEKVVLAHAMDIQERSPFSAVRSLKNLRRLYPDCYIFSTGNGNGQSFIGASPERLLSIRDRTLIVDALAGSAPRGSSLSEDAEYANHLLSSDKERREHQLVVQFIQQQLAQHGIAATAPDSPTLLQLSNIQHLHTPICGTVPPMLNPLDLLASLHPTPAVAGIPREQAFQAIQTHESFERSLYAAPLGWLDHHGNGEFVVGIRSALLSGCRAQLYAGAGIVAGSNPEQEASEIQLKLQALLQALD from the coding sequence ATGACCGTTACACCCTACTCTCGGCAACGTTTCCAAACTCGTGAAGAGCTGTATCAATTTTTGAATCGCTGTCACAAAGAATCGATTCGCGACCGCCGCTCAAAGATTGCAAGCTTTTCCTGTGAGCTAGATTCCATTGATCCCCTGATTGCCCTTCAAGAATTGGGAACACCCGACACCATTTATTTCTATTTTGAAAACGGTCAACGGCAGGAAACGATCGCCGCCATTGGAACCGCCGCCTATCAGAATATTCAAGGTTCACGACGGGTTGATGCGGCCTATGAATTTATCCAAGAGTGCATGGAATCTGTGGTTTCTAATGGATTGGATAGTCCGTTTGCAGGTGCCTATTTTTTCTGTAGCCTCACGTTTTTTGATCAGCCGCGATCGCCCGTTTCCTCATTTTTTACCTCCAACATTTTTCTACCTCGCTGGCAAATTTCACGCCATCACGAGCGCTGCATTGTAACTGCAAACTTACCGATTCATGCCCAAAGCAATGTGCAGAATCAGACGGATTTAGTGTGGTCACACTTACAGCGTCTTCAGGTGTTGCGCCATCGTACACTAACCTCCTCGCGCCTTGATTTCAGAAAGAATGCCGGGCGATCGCAGCGAATTCAAAATCTATCAAATCTTGACAGTTTCAAGCGAGCCGTAACCTCGATTCTGACCCGCATCCAAACCCAGGAGCTTGAAAAGGTTGTGCTGGCCCATGCGATGGATATTCAAGAGCGATCGCCCTTTTCGGCGGTGCGATCGCTAAAAAACCTGCGGCGACTCTACCCCGATTGCTACATTTTTTCCACAGGGAATGGAAACGGGCAAAGTTTTATTGGTGCAAGCCCAGAACGACTGCTCAGCATTCGCGATCGCACCCTGATTGTTGACGCTCTGGCCGGGTCGGCTCCCCGTGGCAGCAGTTTATCTGAAGATGCAGAATACGCCAATCACCTGTTGAGTAGCGATAAGGAGCGGCGCGAACATCAGCTTGTGGTGCAATTTATTCAGCAGCAATTAGCACAACACGGTATTGCGGCAACGGCACCAGACTCACCAACGTTGCTCCAGCTTTCCAACATTCAGCATTTACACACGCCCATTTGCGGCACCGTTCCCCCGATGCTGAACCCGTTAGATTTACTGGCCTCGCTGCATCCCACCCCGGCAGTGGCGGGTATTCCAAGAGAGCAAGCATTCCAGGCCATCCAAACCCACGAATCCTTTGAGCGATCGCTCTATGCGGCTCCCCTGGGCTGGCTGGATCACCATGGCAATGGCGAGTTTGTGGTGGGGATTCGCTCGGCGTTGCTGTCAGGGTGTCGGGCGCAGCTGTATGCGGGAGCAGGCATTGTGGCTGGCTCGAACCCGGAGCAAGAAGCGTCCGAAATCCAACTGAAGCTGCAAGCTCTCTTGCAAGCCCTGGATTAG